TTCTGGAAAGAGCCAAGCACCGTTCTGAATTACGCTGATGTGATGGTCGCTCCCCACAAGGAACCGGAATTCAAAGACTTGATGAACCAATTCAACGTACCCTTTGACGTCTACGTTCCGGATGTTCAATCTCTGATCGATAGTGAAATGCCACCGGTTCAGCCTTTAGCTGGATTCGACTTGAACAACTATCACACTCTCAACGAGATCTACGCGCACTTGGACGATTTGGCTAGATCCAACCCTGGCAAGGTGCAAGTAATCGTTGGTGGAAAAACGTACGAGGGCCGTCAAATCAAAGGAGTGAAGCTCTCCTTCGGTGGCAACAAGCCTGGAATCTTTATCGAGGGTGGTATCCATGCCAGAGAATGGATCACTCCAGCATCGATCCTTTACATGTTGAACGAACTTCTGTACAGTAAATCAGCTGACGTCAGATCATTGGCTGAATCTCACGAATGGTACATCTTCCCTGTCTTCAACCCTGATGGATACGTGTACACCCATACAACGGTTGGTTCCCTGAAAAGATTGAACGATACGTTAGTTGGAAAGTTTGATAatcgatgaatttttaataattgtttgaaTTTCAGAACCGTTTATGGAGAAAGACCCGCAAACCTTACGGTGTTCTGTGCTACGGATCAGACCCTAACAGGAACTGGGGTTACAAATGGATGTGTAAGTCTGAAACATTTCTACTTTCGTTTATAATAGAAGGTATTAAAATAGAGAggattaaataattcaaatttctttCGTTAATTTTCAGCTGGTGGTTCCAGCAGCACCCCCTGCTCCGAGACTTACGCCGGAAGTGCAGCGTTCTCCGATATCGAAACTAAAACCATGTCCGATTACATCAAATCAATTTCCAACAAATTCTATGCCTACATTTCTTTCCATAGCTACTCTCAACTTTTGATGTTCCCCTATGGTCACACTAAGGAACACCTTGAAAATTACGACGCGTCTGTAAGTAAAAGCATCATTCTTTGttttaattctgaaattcaatatcctattatttatttatcctGCACTTGAAATCAATTGTACTTAATGGTTCAGATTTCGATGAACAATTAGATTTCTTTGATTAGGCGGAAATAATAAATCGCAAATTACTTTATCTTATCGTGATTGTATCTGTCTTTGATTCTATTATCAGAACTGCAAGTAATCAATTGTTTCATTAATTCTTTATCTTGCAATCTTTTTTCATCAATCGAATAcaatagaattaaaattgagaaTTTGCGACGGTGaggaataaataatatttgatattttcaGCTGCAAATTGGTCAGAAGACAATTCAGGCACTTGCTAAACGTTATGGAACTCGTTATCAGACCGGAAACGTTGCTGAAACCATCTGTAAGTATACATTTTCATTGTTTAAAGCAAAGTAAAGTGaattggaaaaaatattaaatccataactgtatatatttttatatttcagataTTGCTAGTGGAAGTTCAGTTGACTGGGTGAAAGGAACTTTCCACAAACCAATCACTTATACTTATGAACTGAGGGACACTGGTCGTCATGGTTTCGTACTTCCTGCTGACCAGATCAAACCCACCGCTGAGGAAACTCTCGACTCTTTGGTTGCCATGTTCAAAGAATCCAAGACACGTGGATACGAATAAACGAACAAAAATGTCTTCTAAACAATTTATACAACATTGTACACAGTGATTTATTGTTATATTCATATCTACAATAAATTTTGgtagttttattaaaattatttcgtcTTCCTTCTCTTTAACCCCTAACAATGAACTTGTTATCCTTATACTTAATAAGACTTTATGTGTAATTATACTTCCTACAAAAATATGATTAGCAATTTACATTCTATATTTGTTTAACGAGTTCGTTCGTTTATCGACTTCGTTTTCAACATCTTTAATTCCTTCTTAAGAATCTTTCCTGTAGGAGTATATGGAAAAGATGGTAGAAATATCACCCCACCACGTAGGCGACAATGATCCGGCAATTTACTGGCTACCAAATCGATTAATTCTTCCGCCGATAcctacaaattaattattatatcaatttaaatagcattcaatttaataaattgtgTTACGTCGTTTAAATTACCTCTTCGTTTGGTACTATTCTGACAAACGCAAGTGGATGTTCACCATCAGTAGGATGAGGTATACCAATGACTGCTACTTCCAAAACTGAAGGATGAGTCAGCAAGACAGCCTCGATTTCACTtggaattattaaatgatcgctaaatttaattaaatcggACAGTCTATCGACAACGAATAGTTCTCCTTCCTCGGTGTAATAACCAAAATCCCCCGTGTGTAACCATCCTGGAAGAATTCTGATTGTTCAgaaaaatgtttcttaatttctcAAGGTATCACATTTTATACTGACCATCTTCGTCGATGACCTTTTTGGTAGCTTCTGGATTTTTGTAATAACCCGACATCATAGCTATCGATTTACCACAGATTTCACCCTTCTGATTCGGTCCCAATGTCTTTCCCGTTTTCGGATCAATAATTTTTACCTCGCAGTTGCGAGCAACTAACCCAGACGAACCGCTTGGAGAACTGACCAATTGCCCAGCAATTTGGTTGCCCATTTCAGCCATACCTAAAAGAAAGTATCAGATTTAAGTGATGTGTATCAAAAAATGAACAGTGAATAACACCATTTATCTTACCATAAAGTTGTATAACATCCGTATTAGGAAAACACTTCTTTACCAAGTTTTGAGCTAGTTTTTCCATGGGGGAGCCAGCAATGTACAGGGCTTTCAAACTCGAAAAATCGTATTCATGGAGGCGATTGTATCGAACAAGACGGTTTATTTTAGTGGTATTCATTAACAACCATTCCACCTATCAAATAATTATCCACGGTTCAGAAGACGATTATACACGAATGTGAAAAGAGACACGAGTACCTTGTATTTCTGTATAATCCTGCAGGCTGATTCCTCTTCAAAGGGTGGCGGAATAATTTTCTTGTTATGGAAAATGATATTTCTCATATTAAATAACGGGCCACTCAACCAGAACAGGCAACTGTACCACATACATGTGTGGACAGGAGGACCCAACCATGATTCCACGATCGCCAGTAACGATCGATGAGTAATTGTTATACCCTTTGGAAGACCCGTTGTTCCAGAGGAGAACATAATCATTGCAGTGTGATCATTTTCGTTAATTTCAGTGCATTGAAAATTGGCCACCGAACATTTGCTGTGACCCTTTAGGATGTCAGCGAACGGTGTCGTGCCAGGACAATTTTCAAACACCACCACTTTTATTTGATGATCCTCGAGTTCAGCCGCTTTCAGCACGACGGGAGATGATTTCTTATTCGCAAACACGACTTTTGGTTCCAGTAATTTGATGTAATGACGAGACGTATCTGCAACACGATGATACAGTTTTGTGACacaagaaaaattgaaaatttcataagTCATGGTTCGAAAACACTTACCCGTATCCTTTTCATCGTCCCATGGACTGAAAATGGCACCAATGAAGAGTGCAGCGATAGCTGGTACGAAAAATTCACGATTACATTGCGATGAAATAACAATGATATCGTTGCTTTTAACTCCTTGTTTTTGCATCCAAAGCGCACACTTTATCGACATATCTAGAATATCTCCAAAAGTGTCTTCGATACCTGTGATCGCGTCAACCTAAAGGAATCGATTTTATGTGTATATTAAACGTAATGatcataattttattgtaaaaattgtcAACCTACTTGTCCCACTAGATCCGCATTTTTTTTTAGGGAGTCGAACAGCAACTGTCCAACATGCGTGTACTGAGACTGAAATGGCGCCACTCTTCCTTTCAGTATATTATTTTCGATACTAAAAGGTAGCCGGACCTgttaacaataatattattaaaaaaaatgtatttaaacaAAATCTAGAAACTGAAAACTGTGAAGGAAACGAAATATCTTACGTTATTTTGATCGTTATTAGTCATGTTGAGAAGTAATGAAGTTATTTTTGAATTGATGctatttacaataaaatacGGAGCGATCGAAAATACGGTAGAGAGAAGAAAGAgtatatttaacaataattttcaagTGACTGTACAGAGTACTGTATGATTCAGCCCTTTTAaaggattattaattatatgtCTTTAATTCTTTCATGACCTTCATCTACTTTGGAATTGCAAATTGCAGCATATTTGCATACATATGTGCCTTTCGACAATTGTATTTTACATGGATTACATCCATTTTAaaggatttttaattataggaTTTTAAATCATCCATATCCTTCAcctattttgaaattataaactgcagcatatttatatatgtgCCATcctataattatattttgcaTAGATATACCTTAATTATACGCACGGTAATTATTTTGCTGCTATTTGCAATCGGTATAAAATAATCGACTGGttcgggaccgaacagttgtTTATTAAGGAGCAGATGTGTATGCTACTCGggttgactttgttctcgaaacgtgTAAGAGATACCAGGTAAGGGCAAACCAGAAAGTGGTCGAGCAGtgatattattttttgaacaaagatAACAAACAACTTTGTGTCGGTGGCACATCGATAAagatttttgtatattttgtatatttttgttaGCCACAGTTAATACATATCCcactatattaaattaaattttgtagaaTTATCAAGCAGACGGAAATAGacgtcatatatttttttatacggTAAAAAATGGTTCGTTATTCTGCTTGCAAAAACTCTTCAAGTGCTCTTTCAGATTTTAAGTCGTAGGTGATGGTTGATCTTATATTCAGATGCACAGTGAGTTCTAGTTTAAATATGAAACAATAGTAAAATACTCTTTCTATATATTAGCaagcaatttttaataatattaatgctgatctgattttcatttcatttccttAATTAATCTCGATTATAACTACAAACGCCTACTGACTCGACGTCTATCCATCGATACTGTACAGGTTGCCGGTTTCAGGGGCTGTTCATTCGACGTTTGAATATGacaaaaaatttattagtaataaaatcaTGCTGCAAAGGTTCATGATAGTCTATGGAAAGGGTATTGGAAAAAAAACAAGATTTATTATAGTTCTTAGAGTTCTAATCCATATTTCAATTGTGtctaatatacagggtgttcgacaacaggtgggcaatattttaagggatcaaaataagacgaaaatcaagaataacgaaatagcgtttatggctttgttttccagttattaacgtttaaaaattcgagtaaaaagcgccagaaacctgcaatccgctcagcaccgacgaccaaacgtcaggtcagcaggggtcggtacagtcataaccaagaatcgaagccgaatgctgcagtaccgagaaacagaatagcacgaggtaagtttctactattgaacgattcttggttatgattGCACatacccctgctgacctgacgttcggtcgtcggtgctgagcggattgcaggtttctggcgctttttcctcgaatttttaaacgttaattactggaaaacaaagccgtaaacgctatttcgttattcttgattttcgtcttattttgatccctagaatcaccccttaagatattgcccacctgttgtcgaacaccctgtatataattCTATAACTAATAATAAGTATACAACACATTGACTGTAACGTTGAGGCCGTTCAAAGTTGCATTAAGTATTAGTTTTATTTTCCCAAATCTTATCTATTatctttataatatttcattaaatattttggATCCATAATCTCAAGTATCAAATACAAGTATTTCTAATTAAGTAAATCAAACAATTTCTAATGATATGAGTGACGGATTTTTATGGGAACTCAAATGACTCTGATTGATGTGGCATTTAAACTgttaataaatacaatttctttttactcATCCATATATTTATTGCTAATTTCATGTgcaattttaatacttttgGAGGAAATTGGGATATTCGATGTAATTAAGGAATCAAATACACCTAACCATTTGATATTCTATATACATTAACTATAACTTCTATAAATATAAGTTCAAAGATTCTGTGACTGTTTAATGGGTAGTCACATCTTTCAACATCATCTTTAATTCCTTCTTAAGAATCTTTCCTGTAGGAGTATATGGAAAAGATGGTAGAAATATCACCCCACCACGTAGGCGACAATGATCCGGTAATTTACTGGCTACCAAATCGATTAATTCTTCCGCCGATACctacaaattaattatcatattaatttaaataacattgaatttaataaatggTGTTATGTCGTCTAAATTACCTCTTTGTTTGGTATTTTACTGACAAAACCAAGTGGATGATCACCATCGATAGGATGAGAGATACCAATGACTGCTACTTCCAAAACTGAAGGATGAGTCAGCAAGACAGCCTCGATTTCACTtggaattattaaatgatctctaaatttaattgaatcgGACAGTCTATCGACAACGAATACCTCTCCTTCCTCGGTGTAATAACCAAAATCCCCCGTGTGTAACCATCCTGGAAGAATTCTGATTGttcaaaaaaatgtttcttaatttctcAAGGTATCACATTTAATACTGACCATCTTCGTCGATGAGCATTTTGGTAGCTTCTGGATTTTTGTAATAACCCAACATCATACACATCGATTTACCACAGATTTCACCCTTCTGATTCGGTCCCAAAGTCTTCCCCGTTTCCagatcaataatttttatctcgCAGTTGCAATTTATTAAACCAGACGAACCGCTTGGAGAATTGGATGATTGTACAGCCATTATGCAGCCCATTTCCGACATACCTAAAAGAAACTATGAAATTTAAGCAATGTGTATCAAAAAATGAGTAATGAATAACACCATTTATCTTACTATAAAGTTGTATAACATCCGTATTAGGAAAACACTTCTTTACCAAGTCTTGAGCTAGTTTATCCATGGGGGAGCCCATAATGTACAAGACCTTCAAACTCGGAAAATCGTATTTATGGAGGCGATTGTATCGAACAAGACGATTTACTCTAGTGGTGATCAATAACACTAATTCCACCTATCAAATAATTATCCACGGTTTAGAAGACGATTATACACGAATGTGAAAAGAGACACAAGTACCTTATATTTCTCTATAACCCTGCAGGCTGATTCCTCTTCAAAGGGTGGCGGGACGATTTTCTTCCTATGGAAGATGATGTTTCTCATGTTAAGTACCGGACCGCTTATCCAGAATAGAGGACTGTACCACATCCATGTATCGACACTAGGCCCCTCTTCTACTTCCAACAACTTCAGTAACGTTTGATGAGTCAATGGTATTCCCTTGGGAAGACTCGTTGTTCCAGAAGAGAACATAATTATCGCAATTTGCTGAGGATCGTCGATATCGGTgcattgaaaattaatcacCGAAGATTTACTGTGACCTTTCAGGATGTCAGCGAACCGTGTCGTACCAGGATAATCACCAAAAGACACTACCTTTGTCGGATGACCCTCAAGTTTAGCTGCTTCCAGCACAATAGGTGTTGATTTCTCACCCGCAAAGATGGCTTTTGGCTGCATGAATTTGATGAAATAACGAGTCGTCTCTGTAATTTAAGTCATTTCAGTCGACAATCAAGAATACTGAAAAGTGTATCAATAGGCTTGCAATAAATTTTGCGAAAAATTAAGCTTCATAGGAtaaggaaaattgaaaacttcCTAAAACTTACTTGTATCTTTCTCGTCGTCCCATGGATTGAAAATGGCACCGATGAAGAGCGCAGCGATGCACGGAATGAATATTTCACCATTACTTTGCGATGAAATAACAATGACATCGTTACTTTTAATTCCTTGTTTCTGCATCCAAAGCGCACACTTTATCGACATATCTAGAATATCTCCAAAAGTGTCTTCGATACCTGTGATCGCGTCAACCTGAAGGATTCGATTTTGCGTGTATATTAAACGTAGAGATCATAATTTTATTGTGAAAATTGTCAACCTACTTGTCCCACTAGattcacattttttttcaGGGAGTCGAACAGCAACCGTCCAACATGCGTGTACTGAAACTGAAATGACACCACTCTTCCTTTCAGTATATTATTTTCGATCGTAAAACGTGGCTGGAcctaaaaaataatttttttaagcAAAATCCGAAAACTGAATACTGTGTGCATCCCACGAAATGTCTTACGTCGTTTTCATTGTTAACAGACATGTTAAAAAGAAATGTGATTATTTTTGACAGTGTTGTTGTTTAGGTAAATAATTGCTCGTTTTATCAGAAAAAAGAGAATGCGTAAATTTAACAGTAATTTTCGTACGACTGAAGATAGAATTATATGCTGCACCGCCTTTTGTTAGTTCCTACTCAAAGAACTTGCATCTTGATTTATTCATGCTCTTGATTTAATGCACATTTCTAATGGCACTAGAAGTTTGAAATAGTTATGTCATCAGGAATGACTATCTAAATAACTGAAAGAACACATTTATGTACTTTCTTactgttttattttacatagatatatttcaattatttattactatCTCTGTATACGGAATaattgttatatttatttatactgtAACAAACGGACGTATCAAAAATTAGGCTTATcagatagaagaaaataaattattcatattttttatctgTTAAATTGTAGTtttaatgagtaaagaatggGAAGTTATTTTGTTTGCGAAAACTCTTAAAATAGTTACTTTAAATTTCAACCCCCAGGTGGTAGGATAGAAGAATGAAACctaaagaataaaagaagcgATGTATAACAAAGAAtacaattccatttaaaaaaattattttggaATGTATCATTTCAAATTTGTAATCGCAAACAAGGACTTtttgaaatgataaattaattctgtTCGATAATAGTTTTGTATAATATTAACTATCAATGTCACTAAACTTTATCTATGTAAACAAGATAATCACAATCGACCTTCTGTTgagttaaatattattaaagttatATAAAACTCATATGCAacgttttattcatttaaaggaagttgaaaatttccagaataaaaattaactatttTCATTACGTTTATTATTAAGGATTGATTGCTTTGGAATTGAACAAATTATGtaccttttaatttaataaccttttaatattatacttCTATTGTAAATAATCTTTTCTGTAGGTAATCGAGGATTGAAGAAATTTGTAAGGAACAGACAAGAAGATGAATTTACTATCTAACTGTGGTCATTTCTTAATTTGTAAAACagataaatttattattttcacaaTTTTATACATTCGTATTTTACTgcgattttatttcatatttctctGGAAATTTTTACATCATTTAAAATGATAGGAACATTTGATATTCCGTATTTTATAACCATTTAACAAGGAGCCATCGATTTCGCCAGTTCTTTCAATTCTTTCTTCGAAATTTTTCCTGCATAAGTGTGGGGTAAAGCTGGTAAAAATTTCACCCCACCGCGTAGTTGAGAGTATTCCACTAAATTGTCAGCTACCAACTTGATCAATTCTTCCTCTGTCACctggaaattaattatcatgTCAACTTACAGAAAAATTTAACACCTTGCTCCTCGTACACCCTGACTGTATGAATTACCTTTTTGTTTGGTATTTTACTGACAAAAGCAATTGGCTGTTCAGTATCAATAGGATGAGGCATACTGACGACTGCAACTTCTAAGACTGCTGGATGACGTTGTATGACATCTTCGATTTGACTTGGGACTACTTGATGTGCTTGGCATTTGATCATATCCTTTATCCTGTCAACAATAAATATGTCTCCTTTCTCGTTGTAATACGCTATGTCACCTGAGTGTACCCATCCTGAAGAGAAATGTTTTTGAATCATCCGAAAATCCTCACGCTTCCTAACTCACCGTCTTCGTCGATGATATTTTTGGTTGCTTCTGGATTTTTGTAATAACCCGTCATCATCCAAGGAGTTTTTACACAAAGCTCGCCGTTCTGAAACGGGCCCAAAACTTTACCAGTTTCAACATcgacaatttttatttcgcaGTTTTTGGTTGCCTTGCCGCAAGAACCGCTTTCAGAATCTTCCGTTTGCTCGGTAACTATCATGCCGAGTTCCGTCATACCTGAAAAGAAAGATCGCTTTTTTATGGATAAATGTTAACGATCCATCAACATATCGTAGATCATTTGCTTTACCATAAGTTTGTACCACTATCGTATGTGGAAAACGCTTCCTCAACAGATCTTCACTATCTTTCCCGAAGAAAGAACCACCGGTGcaaaaaagtttcaaattcGAGAGGTCAAAATCTTGCAAACGATTATATCTAGCAAAACGATTCATCATGCTAGCGGTCAGCCCTAACCACGAAACCTTTGGAATGATGATCAACAAGTTTAAAATACCATTGGACAGATTCGCAAGCGACCGTgaaacgtttcattaaaattcccgaaaaatcgagaaacaaTTACCTTGTACTTCTCTATAATCTTACAGGCAGTTTCCTCATCAAATGTTGGTGTAACGACTCTTTTCGATAGCTGAGCGATGCTCTTCGAACACATCAGCGTTCCGCTGAGCCAAAATAAGGTGCTGAACCACACGGCTATCTGATTACGAAGAGGAAAGACATCTTCCAGTTCCACGTGTTCTAAAATCGATCGATGAGGCAATTGCACACCTTTCGGCATACCCGTTGTTCCGGAAGAGAAAACGATCGCCGCGGTCTGTTCAGGATCATCGATTTCGGTGCATTGAAAATTAGCTACCGAGGATTCGCTGTGACCATTCAAGATCTCAGAGTACGGTGTCGTGCCGGGATATTCACCGAACGTCACTATTTTTGGATGATGACCCTCGAGTTTGGCTGCTTCTATCACCAGAGGAACCGAGCTTTCATTCGCGAACACGATTTTTGGCTTAATCAATTTCGTGAAATAACGAGTTAACTCTGCAACAATGTCATAGTTTTGATTAATCGTTATGCAATTAATTGCAGTCAAATGACTTTTTTTCTATTAGTTTTATTTGAAACGTGTTAACGCTCGAATGGcgaaccatggagagagcccgaTTGTATATCAGAATTCGATAACTTACGTAAGTTAATTTTATGGAACCATGAATTGTAGGAAGCACCGATGAAAAGTGCAGCCatgcaacaaataaaatcatCACGATGATTGTGCGACGAAATTACGACGATGTCATTCTTTTTCACGCCTTGTTTCTGCAACCAGAGCGCACATCTTATCGAGCGATCCAGCATCTCTTTCAAAGTGTCCTCGATCCCTGTGGTCGCGTCAACCTGAAGTATTCGATCTTGAGTAAATGTTCCAacgttagaaaataattgatcgTCAGAATATtgaattagaaataattaaatagaaacTTTCACCTGTGCCACGAAATTCGGATGCTTCTTC
This region of Osmia bicornis bicornis chromosome 5, iOsmBic2.1, whole genome shotgun sequence genomic DNA includes:
- the LOC114878081 gene encoding zinc carboxypeptidase-like, giving the protein MWKLLFVVLVALATAEKVKFDNYKVFRVVPQNEEHLEMLRGLEEVSDSYSFWKEPSTVLNYADVMVAPHKEPEFKDLMNQFNVPFDVYVPDVQSLIDSEMPPVQPLAGFDLNNYHTLNEIYAHLDDLARSNPGKVQVIVGGKTYEGRQIKGVKLSFGGNKPGIFIEGGIHAREWITPASILYMLNELLYSKSADVRSLAESHEWYIFPVFNPDGYVYTHTTNRLWRKTRKPYGVLCYGSDPNRNWGYKWMSGGSSSTPCSETYAGSAAFSDIETKTMSDYIKSISNKFYAYISFHSYSQLLMFPYGHTKEHLENYDASLQIGQKTIQALAKRYGTRYQTGNVAETIYIASGSSVDWVKGTFHKPITYTYELRDTGRHGFVLPADQIKPTAEETLDSLVAMFKESKTRGYE
- the LOC114878049 gene encoding uncharacterized protein LOC114878049, whose translation is MVADSEKNNVELPFRIENNIMKGQVVPFKSQYTSVGKLLFHFLKNNLNFVGQVDALTDIEDTFEEILDRSIKCALWLQKQGVGSNDIIVISSHNHLDCFIPCIAALFIGAIFNPWHSDVNTQLARHFMSLSQPKVVFANEKSAPVVLEAAKIECHQLKVVTFGEYLGTSSFSDVLKGHSKSSVANFQCTEIDDPEQTAVILFSSGTTGLPKGVQLSHRGFLKFLELDIEFSLKNHVSVWFSSLYWLSGTLLNLKSIVSCSKKIIVANSDEETICKIIEKYKVSWMMLSTSMVNRLARYNNLQHYDLSSLRFLFTGGSSMGKEAEDLARKRFPQSLFLQAYGMTELGNLVATQVEGSTSGSCGLPATNCEIKIIDPETGKVLGPNQNGEICAKTMSMMTGYYKNPEATKNTIDEDGWLHSGDLGYCNDKGELFIIDRLKELIKFQGFQIAPTEIEGVLQSHPAVLEVAVVSIPHPLDCEHPVAFVSKVPTKEVTAAELMKLVANNLMDYCQLRGGVKFLPSLPHTPSGKIARNELKKMAKAMAVGIEKPFRIENNIMKGRVMPYRPPYKSLGKLLFDHMKKHPNFVAQVDATTGIEDTLKEMLDRSIRCALWLQKQGVKKNDIVVISSHNHRDDFICCMAALFIGASYNSWFHKINLQLTRYFTKLIKPKIVFANESSVPLVIEAAKLEGHHPKIVTFGEYPGTTPYSEILNGHSESSVANFQCTEIDDPEQTAAIVFSSGTTGMPKGVQLPHRSILEHVELEDVFPLRNQIAVWFSTLFWLSGTLMCSKSIAQLSKRVVTPTFDEETACKIIEKYKVSWLGLTASMMNRFARYNRLQDFDLSNLKLFCTGGSFFGKDSEDLLRKRFPHTIVVQTYGMTELGMIVTEQTEDSESGSCGKATKNCEIKIVDVETGKVLGPFQNGELCVKTPWMMTGYYKNPEATKNIIDEDGWVHSGDIAYYNEKGDIFIVDRIKDMIKCQAHQVVPSQIEDVIQRHPAVLEVAVVSMPHPIDTEQPIAFVSKIPNKKVTEEELIKLVADNLVEYSQLRGGVKFLPALPHTYAGKISKKELKELAKSMAPCVQPRFTIENNILKGRVVSFQFQYTHVGRLLFDSLKKNVNLVGQVDAITGIEDTFGDILDMSIKCALWMQKQGIKSNDVIVISSQSNGEIFIPCIAALFIGAIFNPWDDEKDTKTTRYFIKFMQPKAIFAGEKSTPIVLEAAKLEGHPTKVVSFGDYPGTTRFADILKGHSKSSVINFQCTDIDDPQQIAIIMFSSGTTSLPKGIPLTHQTLLKLLEVEEGPSVDTWMWYSPLFWISGPVLNMRNIIFHRKKIVPPPFEEESACRVIEKYKVELVLLITTRVNRLVRYNRLHKYDFPSLKVLYIMGSPMDKLAQDLVKKCFPNTDVIQLYSMSEMGCIMAVQSSNSPSGSSGLINCNCEIKIIDLETGKTLGPNQKGEICGKSMCMMLGYYKNPEATKMLIDEDGWLHTGDFGYYTEEGEVFVVDRLSDSIKFRDHLIIPSEIEAVLLTHPSVLEVAVIGISHPIDGDHPLGFVSKIPNKEVSAEELIDLVASKLPDHCRLRGGVIFLPSFPYTPTGKILKKELKMMLKDVTTH
- the LOC114878077 gene encoding 4-coumarate--CoA ligase 1-like; amino-acid sequence: MTNNDQNNVRLPFSIENNILKGRVAPFQSQYTHVGQLLFDSLKKNADLVGQVDAITGIEDTFGDILDMSIKCALWMQKQGVKSNDIIVISSQCNREFFVPAIAALFIGAIFSPWDDEKDTDTSRHYIKLLEPKVVFANKKSSPVVLKAAELEDHQIKVVVFENCPGTTPFADILKGHSKCSVANFQCTEINENDHTAMIMFSSGTTGLPKGITITHRSLLAIVESWLGPPVHTCMWYSCLFWLSGPLFNMRNIIFHNKKIIPPPFEEESACRIIQKYKVEWLLMNTTKINRLVRYNRLHEYDFSSLKALYIAGSPMEKLAQNLVKKCFPNTDVIQLYGMAEMGNQIAGQLVSSPSGSSGLVARNCEVKIIDPKTGKTLGPNQKGEICGKSIAMMSGYYKNPEATKKVIDEDGWLHTGDFGYYTEEGELFVVDRLSDLIKFSDHLIIPSEIEAVLLTHPSVLEVAVIGIPHPTDGEHPLAFVRIVPNEEVSAEELIDLVASKLPDHCRLRGGVIFLPSFPYTPTGKILKKELKMLKTKSINERTR